From a region of the uncultured Desulfatiglans sp. genome:
- a CDS encoding Phosphoenolpyruvate synthase, which produces MMRRIKAFLVSCFKRGAGSFSGDVERLRNDFRARYHQFKLLLSANNQALDTMAEMEGALRGSAPFGMHFVRSRCIAVSTSVFKIVKHINELSQDRYAVLFDRFKTIQKQLNPFIQTDVHLWEGEWTLPLEAIDRNCADQVGGKIANLGEVRNRLNIRVPSGFAITAVAYQRFMAHSELQPEIDRRIQATDVERLDQLYALSASIQQLIIQAPMPPELEEALRAAYRSLEAKENPGVTVAMRSSALGEDLEGVSFAGQYRSQLNVSRENLFDAYKEIVASKYGLTAMTYRFNRGIRDEDVAMCVACMAMVDAVAGGVTYSRNPVDIRDDAVMIHAVWGLPKSVVDGSTPTDLFVVGREDPPVIHHRNVSRKREKFVCYPAEGVCRLDDLDEEADKPSLTDEQAIELALLARRLEAYYGVAQDIEWAVDGEGRLVVLQCRPLEQRTEPGPQDAAGIAGAADGVRGIASGGVTASPGVGVGPVFKVRKDMDTLRFPEGAVLVASQSLPRWATLLSRAAAVVTEQGGIAGHLANVAREFGVPALFGLEGVMDSLEEGRIVSVDADGRTLYDGRVEALLGRAPVSRRNLMEGSPVYKALQGAAALIVPLNLLDPDSMGFKPENCRTFHDITRFCHEKAVAEMFLFGKEHDFPERSSKQLVCEVPMQWWVLNLDDGFREEVQGRRVALENIVSIPMRAIWEGIRFKPWAGPPPVDGRGMLSVMFQATTNTDLVTGVRSRYAERNYFMISRNYCSLTSRLGFHFSTVEALVSDRPSENYASFHFKGGAADDERRQRRILFIADILENQGFRVEVKEDMLIARIEDRARDEMEENLKALGYLTIHTRQLDMIMKDGASVSRYRSKILHDLEVLRRLHREAAMEKQERLKREAE; this is translated from the coding sequence ATGATGCGGCGTATCAAAGCATTTCTGGTTTCCTGCTTTAAAAGGGGGGCCGGGTCTTTCAGCGGAGATGTGGAACGTCTGCGTAACGACTTCAGGGCACGGTACCATCAGTTCAAACTGCTCCTGAGCGCCAACAATCAGGCGCTGGACACGATGGCGGAGATGGAAGGCGCCCTGAGGGGGTCGGCACCCTTCGGGATGCACTTCGTCCGTTCGCGCTGTATTGCCGTCTCGACCAGCGTTTTCAAGATCGTTAAGCACATCAATGAGTTGTCGCAAGACAGGTACGCCGTCCTGTTCGACCGCTTCAAGACCATCCAGAAACAGCTGAATCCATTCATTCAGACCGATGTCCATTTGTGGGAAGGAGAATGGACCCTCCCCCTCGAGGCCATCGACCGGAACTGCGCGGATCAGGTCGGGGGCAAGATCGCCAACCTGGGCGAGGTCCGAAACCGGCTGAATATACGGGTTCCCAGCGGCTTTGCCATCACGGCTGTGGCTTACCAGCGGTTCATGGCCCACAGCGAGCTGCAGCCGGAGATCGACCGGCGCATTCAGGCCACGGATGTGGAGCGCCTCGATCAACTCTACGCCTTGAGCGCCTCCATTCAGCAGCTGATTATTCAAGCCCCCATGCCACCCGAGCTCGAGGAGGCTCTGAGAGCGGCCTACCGGTCCCTCGAGGCGAAGGAAAATCCGGGGGTGACCGTGGCTATGCGCAGCAGCGCTCTCGGCGAGGATCTGGAAGGGGTATCCTTTGCAGGCCAGTACCGCTCCCAGCTGAATGTCAGCAGGGAGAACCTCTTCGACGCCTATAAGGAGATCGTCGCCAGCAAGTATGGTTTGACGGCCATGACCTATCGTTTCAACCGGGGGATCCGGGACGAAGATGTAGCCATGTGTGTCGCGTGCATGGCCATGGTCGATGCCGTGGCGGGCGGTGTGACCTATTCCCGAAATCCGGTGGATATCCGCGATGACGCCGTGATGATCCATGCGGTGTGGGGGCTGCCCAAGTCGGTCGTCGACGGCAGCACGCCCACGGACCTTTTCGTTGTAGGGAGGGAAGATCCGCCCGTCATCCACCATCGGAATGTTTCCCGCAAGCGGGAGAAGTTCGTCTGCTATCCGGCCGAAGGGGTTTGCCGGCTCGATGACCTGGATGAGGAGGCGGACAAACCCTCTCTGACGGATGAACAGGCGATCGAACTCGCCTTGCTGGCCAGGCGTCTCGAGGCGTATTACGGGGTCGCGCAGGACATTGAATGGGCCGTCGACGGAGAGGGCAGGCTGGTGGTTCTGCAGTGCAGACCCTTGGAGCAGCGGACGGAGCCGGGGCCGCAAGACGCTGCGGGGATTGCTGGCGCTGCGGACGGGGTTCGAGGAATCGCGAGCGGGGGTGTGACGGCCAGCCCCGGGGTGGGCGTTGGACCCGTCTTCAAGGTGCGGAAGGACATGGACACCCTCCGGTTTCCTGAAGGGGCTGTCCTGGTGGCTTCCCAGTCCCTGCCGCGCTGGGCGACCCTTCTGAGCCGTGCCGCGGCGGTGGTCACTGAGCAGGGGGGCATTGCGGGGCACCTCGCCAATGTGGCCCGCGAATTTGGAGTCCCGGCGCTCTTCGGCCTCGAAGGGGTGATGGACAGTCTGGAAGAAGGGCGAATCGTGAGTGTGGATGCGGATGGCCGCACCCTTTACGACGGCCGGGTGGAGGCCCTCCTCGGGCGCGCGCCTGTCTCCCGCCGCAACCTGATGGAGGGCAGTCCGGTTTACAAGGCGCTTCAAGGGGCTGCAGCCCTGATCGTACCCTTGAATCTTCTCGACCCCGATTCGATGGGCTTCAAGCCCGAAAACTGCCGGACCTTCCACGACATCACCCGTTTCTGCCACGAGAAGGCCGTGGCGGAGATGTTCCTTTTCGGCAAGGAGCACGACTTCCCCGAGCGCTCGAGCAAGCAGCTCGTGTGCGAGGTGCCCATGCAGTGGTGGGTCCTGAACCTGGATGACGGGTTCAGGGAGGAGGTGCAGGGGAGGCGTGTGGCGCTCGAAAACATCGTCTCGATCCCGATGCGGGCGATCTGGGAGGGAATCCGTTTCAAACCGTGGGCAGGCCCCCCGCCGGTCGACGGGAGAGGCATGCTCTCGGTCATGTTCCAGGCGACCACCAACACGGATCTGGTCACCGGGGTGCGGTCCCGGTATGCCGAGCGGAACTACTTCATGATCTCCAGGAACTATTGCAGCTTGACCTCCCGGCTGGGCTTTCACTTTTCGACGGTGGAGGCCCTGGTGAGCGACCGCCCGAGCGAAAACTACGCCAGTTTTCATTTCAAGGGCGGCGCCGCAGACGATGAACGACGTCAGCGGCGGATCCTCTTCATCGCCGATATCCTTGAAAACCAGGGGTTCCGGGTCGAGGTGAAGGAGGATATGCTCATCGCACGGATCGAGGACCGCGCGCGCGATGAGATGGAGGAAAACCTGAAGGCCCTGGGATATCTGACCATCCACACACGCCAGCTGGATATGATCATGAAGGACGGGGCCTCCGTCAGCCGCTATCGCAGCAAGATCCTGCACGACCTGGAGGTTCTCAGAAGGCTTCATCGGGAGGCCGCCATGGAGAAGCAGGAGCGTTTGAAGAGGGAGGCGGAGTGA
- a CDS encoding conserved hypothetical protein (Evidence 4 : Unknown function but conserved in other organisms), with amino-acid sequence MSTQKSNLTKGLVMMVTFFIVLGIFFSPVFNGHNGLEYLDSLYNSISKGSAYYIPKVKETSDKFIGTTVDLALETADEQTAGQTALLFQAAGAETAVEGASLNVKGDLGRIMEKCLDDADAMYHNDGAKVAGKYGYEEKLALYNWYRALKEMNTDLTKQKAFKAAEAVDLVRQKAVEASYNYYGIQPQKIGDRVGVVIFSLVFYVIYTVWYGFGILYLFEGLGLKFGH; translated from the coding sequence ATGTCGACTCAAAAATCCAATCTAACGAAAGGCCTGGTCATGATGGTTACCTTCTTCATCGTGCTGGGCATCTTTTTCTCACCTGTCTTCAACGGCCACAACGGCCTCGAGTATCTCGATTCCCTCTACAATTCCATCTCCAAGGGGTCCGCTTACTATATCCCCAAGGTGAAGGAAACCAGCGACAAGTTCATCGGAACCACGGTGGATCTGGCCCTCGAAACGGCGGACGAACAGACCGCTGGGCAGACGGCCCTGCTTTTTCAGGCCGCTGGGGCGGAGACTGCGGTGGAAGGGGCGTCTCTCAACGTCAAGGGGGATCTTGGCCGGATCATGGAGAAATGCCTTGATGATGCGGACGCCATGTATCACAATGACGGCGCGAAAGTGGCCGGAAAATACGGCTATGAGGAAAAGCTGGCCCTTTACAACTGGTACAGGGCCCTCAAGGAGATGAACACCGACCTCACCAAGCAGAAGGCCTTCAAGGCGGCCGAGGCGGTGGATCTGGTCCGCCAGAAGGCGGTGGAGGCCTCCTACAACTACTACGGGATTCAGCCCCAGAAGATCGGGGACCGGGTCGGAGTGGTGATTTTTTCGCTTGTGTTTTACGTTATTTACACGGTCTGGTATGGCTTCGGGATCCTGTATCTGTTCGAGGGCCTCGGGTTGAAGTTCGGGCACTGA
- a CDS encoding conserved membrane hypothetical protein (Evidence 4 : Unknown function but conserved in other organisms), whose product MGFFRQWGRFMMAGAQAHARWELDISHTILGDRKRLALLGLLLVPVVIGGIAFAEQIGETMPQFLGGKKAYSPAFYSTGIFIVSILIGLGAGLITGCIGAGGGFIIAPALMSAGIKGILAVGTDLFHIFAKAIMGSVIHRKLGNVSVPLALVFLIGAILGATAGGLINRMLYEINPVLSDAFITTIYSLMLGFLGLYALLDFLRARQAGKKRAPLGGDVEEGDAHMDAHGGRDEGIELGNLPRKLQGVKIPPMVKFDFDFTPGGRSISWVFLVLSGALVGLAAGIMGVGGGFLTFPIFVYMLGVSSMTTVGTDIFQIIFTAGYAAISQYAIFGFIFYTLAMGMLLGSLLGVQIGALVTKVVKGITIRGFYAMAVLAGFVNRIFALPGKLGQMEILPISPQTGALLDKIGVWAFFVVIGGFSVWVISTFLSNMRKLRGEEV is encoded by the coding sequence ATGGGTTTCTTTCGGCAATGGGGACGTTTTATGATGGCAGGTGCGCAGGCCCACGCGCGCTGGGAATTGGACATATCACATACGATCCTGGGGGACCGTAAGCGGCTGGCCTTGCTCGGCCTGCTGCTCGTGCCGGTGGTGATCGGGGGCATCGCCTTCGCGGAGCAGATCGGGGAGACCATGCCCCAGTTCCTGGGGGGCAAGAAGGCTTACAGCCCGGCCTTCTATTCAACAGGGATCTTTATCGTCTCTATCCTGATCGGGCTCGGCGCGGGGCTGATCACGGGGTGCATCGGGGCCGGCGGCGGGTTCATCATCGCTCCGGCCCTCATGAGCGCAGGCATCAAGGGCATCCTGGCGGTGGGGACCGACCTCTTCCACATCTTCGCCAAGGCCATCATGGGGAGCGTGATCCATCGGAAGCTCGGCAATGTGTCGGTGCCGCTGGCCCTTGTCTTCCTGATCGGTGCGATCCTGGGGGCTACGGCGGGGGGGTTGATCAACCGGATGCTCTACGAGATCAACCCCGTCCTGAGCGATGCCTTCATCACGACCATTTATTCCCTCATGCTGGGTTTCCTTGGGCTGTACGCCCTGCTGGACTTCCTGCGCGCCCGGCAGGCGGGTAAGAAGCGGGCCCCGCTCGGCGGAGACGTTGAGGAAGGCGATGCCCACATGGACGCCCACGGCGGCCGTGACGAAGGCATTGAGCTTGGCAACCTGCCCCGTAAACTGCAGGGGGTCAAGATCCCGCCCATGGTCAAATTCGACTTCGATTTCACCCCCGGGGGGAGGAGCATCTCCTGGGTCTTCCTGGTCCTGAGCGGTGCTCTGGTAGGCCTTGCCGCTGGTATCATGGGTGTGGGCGGCGGGTTTCTGACCTTTCCGATCTTCGTGTACATGCTTGGTGTCTCCTCGATGACGACGGTCGGGACGGACATCTTCCAGATCATCTTCACCGCGGGTTATGCGGCGATCAGCCAGTACGCCATCTTCGGCTTCATCTTCTACACCCTGGCCATGGGCATGCTGCTCGGGTCCCTCCTCGGGGTGCAGATCGGGGCCCTCGTGACCAAGGTGGTCAAAGGGATTACGATCCGCGGGTTTTATGCCATGGCGGTGCTCGCCGGATTCGTCAACCGGATCTTCGCGCTCCCGGGAAAGCTGGGCCAGATGGAGATCCTGCCGATATCTCCGCAAACGGGCGCCCTGCTCGACAAGATCGGTGTCTGGGCGTTCTTCGTGGTGATCGGGGGGTTTTCGGTGTGGGTGATTTCCACGTTTCTGAGCAACATGCGTAAGCTGCGCGGGGAGGAGGTCTGA
- a CDS encoding Response regulator receiver protein, with translation MNVLFVDDETDFLETLLKRMKKREVDVAGVKSGEEALDHLEKHPNIDVIVLDVKMPGMDGIETLREIKRRHPLVEVIMLTGHADVGVAIAGMELAAFDYLMKPVDFDQLLYKIQDACKKRRIHLEKISARKKAPQAPD, from the coding sequence ATGAATGTGTTGTTCGTTGACGATGAGACAGACTTCCTGGAGACGCTGCTCAAACGCATGAAGAAGCGGGAGGTGGATGTCGCCGGGGTGAAATCTGGAGAGGAGGCGCTCGACCACTTAGAGAAACATCCCAATATAGATGTCATTGTGTTGGATGTCAAAATGCCCGGGATGGATGGCATCGAAACGCTGCGCGAGATCAAGCGTCGCCATCCGCTCGTGGAGGTGATCATGCTGACCGGCCACGCCGACGTGGGTGTGGCCATCGCTGGAATGGAGCTGGCGGCCTTCGACTACCTGATGAAGCCGGTCGATTTTGACCAACTGCTGTACAAGATCCAGGACGCCTGCAAAAAGAGGCGCATCCATCTGGAAAAGATCAGCGCACGAAAGAAAGCACCGCAGGCGCCGGATTGA
- a CDS encoding conserved hypothetical protein (Evidence 4 : Unknown function but conserved in other organisms), whose amino-acid sequence MLIFCLLPDWKFRVPNVFLTWTRACFPSDRVFQRSGNLVFGRFPRGRRPPGPSGRFMTLTVWLSSSLRRAAPGYDPANGMAVEAAPGASVADVCQTIGIEPSAVKVVMVDGRARSMDHRLEGHERIALFPPVGGG is encoded by the coding sequence ATGCTAATTTTTTGTTTACTTCCGGATTGGAAATTTCGTGTGCCGAATGTCTTTTTGACATGGACACGGGCTTGTTTCCCGTCGGACAGGGTCTTCCAACGTTCAGGAAACCTGGTTTTCGGGCGGTTCCCCCGAGGAAGACGACCGCCCGGACCTTCAGGCCGGTTCATGACGCTTACCGTGTGGCTCAGTTCCTCCCTGCGCAGGGCCGCCCCGGGCTACGACCCTGCCAACGGCATGGCGGTCGAGGCGGCCCCGGGGGCGTCGGTGGCGGACGTCTGCCAGACGATCGGCATCGAGCCATCGGCCGTCAAGGTTGTCATGGTGGATGGGCGGGCCCGTTCAATGGACCACCGGCTCGAAGGCCACGAACGGATTGCGCTCTTCCCACCGGTCGGCGGAGGTTGA
- a CDS encoding conserved hypothetical protein (Evidence 4 : Unknown function but conserved in other organisms), which yields MPETHPGPQVEIVVFGSLQLSRQRKGLPARVFLPIPESGAAAHSLLEAMGISPTEVEAVFRNGRVVNIYDPVFPGDRVAFFPYGTPGPYRVFLGMARENIRRAEKEQPAPEKGTRT from the coding sequence ATGCCTGAAACCCATCCAGGGCCCCAGGTGGAAATCGTCGTTTTCGGCTCTCTCCAGCTGTCCCGGCAGCGAAAGGGATTGCCGGCCAGGGTGTTTCTCCCGATTCCGGAATCGGGGGCGGCCGCCCACTCGCTCCTCGAAGCGATGGGGATATCACCGACCGAGGTCGAGGCCGTCTTCCGCAATGGCCGGGTTGTCAATATCTACGACCCGGTGTTTCCCGGCGACCGGGTCGCCTTCTTTCCCTATGGGACCCCCGGCCCCTACCGGGTTTTCCTGGGCATGGCGCGGGAAAACATCCGGCGCGCCGAAAAGGAACAACCCGCCCCCGAAAAAGGCACCCGTACGTGA
- a CDS encoding ThiF family protein, with protein MSILLSEEQSALLENAAESVLQPSGEALRILREKTAAELVEKWGMTLRAVHEAAMHLGIYPARYSRNRGSISLEEQIGLSHAQVSVIGAGGLGGTVIELLARLGVGRIVVADHDRFDETNLNRQALSRTGNLGAFKAEEAVRAVQSINPAVEVIARTTRLTSTNAEEFLTGSLTAVDALDNIPDRFLLESAARRLGIPLVHAALAGFEGQLMTIFPEDRGLELLYGTPSAGRARSAAPEAVLGVPTPTPTLLATLQTMEVLKILTGRGQPIRNAMLHVDLGTGSFDTFSFDPSPRQERGGRRSGQAAEQ; from the coding sequence GTGAGTATCCTCCTTTCTGAAGAACAGTCGGCCCTCCTCGAAAACGCCGCTGAATCCGTCCTCCAGCCCTCCGGTGAAGCGCTTCGCATTCTCCGTGAAAAGACGGCGGCCGAACTGGTGGAAAAGTGGGGCATGACCTTGCGCGCCGTTCACGAAGCCGCCATGCATCTCGGCATCTACCCCGCTCGCTACTCCCGCAACCGAGGCTCCATCTCTCTCGAGGAGCAGATCGGGCTGTCGCATGCGCAGGTAAGCGTCATCGGCGCAGGCGGTCTGGGGGGAACCGTCATCGAACTCCTTGCCCGCCTCGGGGTCGGGCGCATCGTGGTGGCCGACCACGACCGTTTCGACGAAACCAATCTCAACCGGCAGGCCCTGAGCCGAACCGGGAATCTCGGCGCATTCAAGGCTGAAGAGGCCGTACGCGCCGTCCAGTCGATCAATCCGGCCGTCGAGGTCATCGCCCGTACCACCCGGCTGACCAGCACCAACGCAGAAGAATTCCTCACAGGCTCTCTCACGGCGGTCGATGCCCTCGACAACATCCCCGACCGCTTCCTGCTCGAGTCCGCCGCCCGAAGGCTCGGCATCCCTTTGGTGCACGCAGCCTTGGCAGGCTTCGAAGGGCAGCTGATGACCATCTTTCCGGAAGACCGGGGGCTCGAACTCCTCTATGGGACACCGTCGGCCGGCAGGGCCCGCTCCGCCGCCCCGGAGGCCGTGCTCGGCGTCCCCACCCCCACACCCACCCTCTTGGCCACGCTCCAAACCATGGAGGTGCTGAAGATCCTCACCGGCCGCGGGCAGCCGATTCGCAACGCCATGTTGCACGTCGACCTCGGAACAGGATCTTTCGATACCTTCAGTTTCGATCCGTCTCCCCGTCAGGAGAGAGGCGGTCGAAGGTCAGGGCAAGCTGCTGAGCAATGA
- a CDS encoding conserved hypothetical protein (Evidence 4 : Unknown function but conserved in other organisms) — MARSRFPFDGYQFRDIHPLVYIGTASDRYAGWIGQIYPEAWRPKIIRRTRRLGGKRFVEEVLPVESVRDYFQHFRTLELDFTFYEPLLDATGRPTRTYRTLETYAGCLGSSDRLILKVPQAVFARKLHRAGGFVENEAYLDSAFFTQRFYEPALALTGPWLAALIFEQEYQRRSERPEPVDHAKGLDAFFGSLPEDGRYHVELRTPSLWHPAVLDVLETRGVGQVLSHWTWLPSLEQQFNRSGRRCRNREHTYVIRLMTPRGVRYEDAYARAFPFDRLVEGMLDRRMIPDTARILQAAVVQEARAHVVINNRSGGNAPLIAQQLALTFDRLSPDGETDRN; from the coding sequence ATGGCTCGTTCGAGATTCCCGTTCGATGGCTATCAGTTCAGGGATATTCATCCCCTGGTCTATATCGGGACGGCCAGCGACCGGTATGCCGGGTGGATCGGACAGATCTATCCGGAAGCCTGGCGCCCGAAGATCATCCGCCGCACCAGGCGCCTTGGCGGGAAACGGTTCGTCGAAGAGGTCCTGCCGGTGGAGAGCGTGCGGGACTACTTTCAACACTTCCGCACCCTGGAATTGGATTTCACCTTCTATGAGCCGCTCCTCGATGCAACGGGACGGCCGACACGCACATACCGCACCTTGGAGACCTATGCCGGATGCCTCGGTTCCTCGGACAGGCTGATTCTGAAGGTGCCTCAGGCGGTTTTCGCACGGAAGCTCCACCGTGCGGGGGGCTTTGTGGAAAATGAAGCCTATCTGGACAGCGCGTTCTTTACACAGCGGTTCTATGAACCCGCTCTGGCGTTGACCGGGCCCTGGCTGGCCGCCCTGATATTCGAGCAGGAATACCAGCGCCGGAGCGAGCGACCCGAACCAGTTGATCACGCCAAAGGCCTGGACGCGTTTTTCGGCTCCCTGCCCGAGGACGGCCGCTATCACGTGGAGCTGCGCACCCCCTCGCTCTGGCATCCCGCCGTCCTGGATGTCCTCGAGACCCGCGGGGTGGGTCAGGTGCTCTCCCACTGGACCTGGCTGCCTTCCTTGGAGCAGCAGTTCAACCGGTCCGGGCGGCGCTGCAGGAATCGGGAACACACCTATGTCATCCGGCTCATGACCCCCCGCGGGGTTCGCTACGAGGATGCCTATGCCCGTGCCTTCCCTTTCGACCGGCTGGTCGAGGGGATGCTGGATCGGCGGATGATCCCGGATACGGCCCGAATCCTCCAGGCGGCGGTGGTCCAGGAAGCCAGGGCGCACGTCGTGATCAACAATCGCTCAGGGGGCAACGCCCCGCTCATTGCTCAGCAGCTTGCCCTGACCTTCGACCGCCTCTCTCCTGACGGGGAGACGGATCGAAACTGA
- a CDS encoding hypothetical protein (Evidence 5 : Unknown function), translated as MASHPPIRYDSGDDQARDKLSRLMKLRTGTPSGTPPDQVQMEGPDTGQKNQPIEPEGRSFFGGSKLKWILFLIFVLYALIARYYEPLLQKMGSYLAVSDEPRQVDLAVISMGNPLDRTLTAADWYKEKRTKTIFVGRTAPPDGAAELLARRLPLREERDQILRWMEALQVPSSACLLDDTYLEDVTAESITVKRIATESRHRRIAVITAPLESRRIARIYRDTFKDTTIDILIIPSSYSSREEEAWWRSSAGREAVLTEYVRLTLTAVSSSR; from the coding sequence ATGGCTTCCCATCCCCCTATACGCTATGATTCCGGTGATGATCAGGCCAGGGATAAACTCTCTCGCCTGATGAAGCTCAGAACAGGGACTCCATCAGGCACTCCACCGGACCAGGTTCAGATGGAAGGCCCCGACACAGGGCAGAAAAATCAGCCGATCGAACCGGAAGGCCGGTCCTTTTTCGGGGGAAGCAAGCTTAAATGGATCCTTTTCCTCATCTTCGTTCTGTATGCGCTGATCGCCCGCTACTATGAGCCGCTTCTCCAGAAGATGGGCTCCTATCTGGCCGTCTCGGACGAGCCGCGCCAGGTCGATCTCGCCGTCATCAGCATGGGAAACCCGCTTGACCGCACACTGACCGCCGCGGACTGGTACAAGGAAAAACGGACAAAAACGATCTTCGTCGGCCGGACGGCGCCGCCGGACGGCGCGGCGGAGCTTCTCGCGCGGAGGCTCCCTCTCAGGGAAGAACGAGACCAAATCCTCCGTTGGATGGAAGCCCTCCAGGTCCCCTCGTCGGCCTGTCTCCTCGACGACACCTATCTCGAGGACGTCACGGCGGAATCCATCACCGTCAAGCGCATCGCCACGGAGAGCCGCCACCGGCGCATCGCCGTGATCACCGCACCGCTTGAAAGCCGCAGGATCGCAAGAATTTACCGCGATACCTTCAAGGACACGACGATCGACATCCTGATCATACCATCCTCTTATTCCTCCCGAGAAGAAGAGGCCTGGTGGCGCTCTTCCGCGGGGAGGGAAGCGGTGCTGACCGAATATGTGCGATTGACACTCACGGCCGTCTCAAGCAGCCGGTGA
- a CDS encoding exported hypothetical protein (Evidence 5 : Unknown function), with protein sequence MRRIRLAVLQPLKKLASVPVAVNQNIPSRPLGVAACEPR encoded by the coding sequence ATGCGCCGGATCAGGTTGGCGGTGCTTCAGCCTCTAAAAAAGCTAGCAAGCGTTCCAGTGGCTGTCAATCAAAATATCCCCTCCCGTCCCTTGGGTGTGGCAGCTTGCGAGCCGCGATGA
- the thiC gene encoding Phosphomethylpyrimidine synthase 1 gives MTQLAAARSGVITPEMKTVADKERVDEQWLREQIAAGRIVIPANRNHRGLSPCGIGEGLTVKVNANIGTSSDHAVLSEELDKLKVSVEAGADAVMDLSTGGDINRTRLEVIKASPIPVGTVPIYQAVVETTEEKGGLIHLTVDKIFEVIERQAQDGVDFITVHCGLTRAALEMLRKEGRTTDIVSRGGAFLTTWMLYHDRENPLYEHYDRLLEIAARYDLTLSLGDGLRPGCIADATDRAQIHELMTLGHLTQLAWEKDVQVMIEGPGHVPLDQIETNIILQKQLCHHAPFYVLGPLVTDIAAGYDHVACAIGGALAAWAGADFLCYVTPAEHLCLPSVEDVREGVVVTRIAAHAADIARGNRHAIERDHQMAVARKNLDWGRQMELAIDPKKARKYRDEHPPGEDDVCTMCGKYCAIKQVREYFKS, from the coding sequence ATGACACAGTTAGCAGCAGCACGCTCGGGTGTGATCACACCCGAGATGAAAACCGTCGCAGACAAAGAACGGGTCGACGAGCAATGGCTGCGGGAGCAGATCGCCGCAGGCAGAATCGTCATCCCCGCCAACCGGAATCATCGGGGCTTGTCGCCCTGCGGCATCGGAGAAGGTCTGACGGTCAAGGTCAACGCCAACATCGGGACCTCATCCGACCATGCCGTCCTGTCCGAGGAACTGGACAAGTTGAAGGTCTCCGTCGAGGCCGGGGCGGACGCGGTCATGGATCTCTCCACAGGAGGGGACATCAACCGCACACGCCTCGAGGTGATCAAGGCCTCCCCGATTCCGGTCGGGACCGTCCCCATCTATCAGGCGGTCGTGGAAACCACCGAAGAAAAGGGGGGGCTGATCCACCTGACCGTCGATAAGATCTTCGAGGTCATCGAACGTCAGGCCCAGGACGGGGTCGATTTCATCACGGTCCATTGCGGTTTGACACGGGCGGCGCTCGAGATGCTCCGGAAGGAAGGACGCACCACCGACATCGTCAGCCGCGGGGGCGCCTTTTTGACGACCTGGATGCTCTATCACGACCGCGAGAACCCGCTCTACGAGCACTATGACCGCCTCCTCGAGATCGCTGCACGCTACGATCTCACCCTGAGCCTTGGAGACGGCCTGCGCCCGGGCTGCATCGCCGACGCGACCGACCGGGCCCAGATCCATGAGCTGATGACCCTCGGACACCTGACCCAGCTCGCCTGGGAAAAGGACGTGCAGGTGATGATCGAAGGCCCCGGACACGTGCCGCTCGATCAGATCGAAACCAACATCATTTTGCAGAAACAGCTGTGCCACCATGCGCCGTTTTACGTGCTCGGGCCACTCGTCACCGATATCGCCGCCGGCTACGATCACGTCGCGTGCGCCATCGGCGGGGCCCTGGCCGCGTGGGCCGGAGCGGACTTCCTCTGCTACGTGACACCGGCCGAGCACCTGTGCCTCCCGAGCGTGGAGGACGTCAGGGAAGGCGTAGTCGTCACCCGGATCGCCGCACACGCCGCGGACATCGCCCGGGGAAACCGGCACGCCATCGAGCGCGACCACCAGATGGCCGTCGCACGCAAAAACCTCGACTGGGGGCGTCAGATGGAGCTGGCGATCGATCCGAAAAAGGCCAGGAAATACCGGGATGAGCACCCGCCGGGCGAGGACGATGTGTGCACCATGTGCGGCAAATATTGCGCGATCAAGCAGGTCAGGGAATATTTCAAAAGTTGA